In Pseudomonas nunensis, a single window of DNA contains:
- a CDS encoding efflux RND transporter permease subunit: MGFNLSEWALRNRQIVLFLMLLLAIVGALSYTKLGQSEDPPFTFKAMVIRTNWPGATAQEVSRQVTERIEKKLMETGEYERIVSFSRPGESQVTFMARDSMHSAQIPELWYQVRKKISDIRQTLPPGIQGPFFNDEFGTTFGNIYALTGDGFDYAVLKDYADRIQIQLQRVKDVGKVDLLGLQDEKIWIELSNVKLATLGLPLAAVQQALEEQNAVSTAGFFETSSERLQLRVSGNFQTVDQIKNFPIRVSDRTFRIGDVADVRRGFNDPPAPRMRFMAEDAIGLAVAMKDGGDILVLGKALEVEFDRIQKNLPAGMQLRKVSDQPAAVKTGVGEFVQVLVEALAIVLLVSFFSLGVRTGMVVALAIPLVLAMTFACMYYLGIGLHKISLGALVLALGLLVDDAIIAVEMMAIKMEQGFDRIKAASFAWTSTAFPMLTGTLITAAGFLPIATAQSGTGEYTRSIFQVVTIALLASWIAAVVFVPYLGEKLLPDLAKIHAAKHGTTGGQPDPYGTPFYQRVRRLVEWCVRWRKTVIVLTVVLFIGSIFLFRFVPQQFFPASGRLELMVDLKLAEGASLSNTNDEVKRLEGLLKDHAGIDNYVAYVGTGSPRFYLPLDQQLPAASFAQFVVLAKTIEERETLRTWLIETLNEQFPALRSRVTRLENGPPVGYPVQFRVTGEHIEEVRALARKVAEKVRENPHVVNVHLDWEEPSKVVYLNVDQDRARALGVSTANLSKFLQSSLTGSSVSQYREDNELIEILLRGTVHERTELSLLPSLAVPTDNGKSVALSQIATLEYGFEEGIIWHRNRLPNVTIRADIYGKEQPATLVQQIMPTLDPIRAELPDGYLLEVGGTVEDSARGQNSVKAGVPLFIVVVLTLLMLQLRSFSRTAMVFLTAPLGLIGVTLFLMVFRQPFGFVAMLGTIALSGMIMRNSVILVDQIEQDIAAGLKPWQAIIEATVRRFRPIVLTALAAVLAMIPLSRSVFFGPMAVAIMGGLIVATALTLLFLPALYAAWFRIKKETE, from the coding sequence ATGGGTTTCAATCTTTCCGAATGGGCGCTGCGCAATCGCCAGATCGTACTGTTCCTGATGCTCTTGCTGGCAATCGTCGGGGCACTTTCCTACACCAAACTCGGCCAAAGCGAAGACCCGCCGTTTACCTTCAAAGCCATGGTGATTCGCACCAACTGGCCGGGAGCCACGGCCCAGGAAGTCTCGCGTCAGGTTACCGAGCGCATTGAAAAGAAGCTGATGGAAACCGGCGAGTACGAGCGCATCGTCTCGTTCTCGCGTCCAGGGGAATCCCAAGTGACGTTCATGGCCCGGGATTCGATGCACTCGGCGCAGATCCCGGAGCTGTGGTATCAGGTCCGCAAGAAGATCAGTGACATCCGACAGACTCTGCCGCCGGGCATTCAAGGGCCGTTTTTCAACGATGAATTCGGCACCACGTTCGGCAACATTTACGCGCTGACCGGCGACGGTTTTGACTACGCGGTGCTCAAGGACTATGCCGACCGTATCCAGATTCAGCTGCAACGGGTCAAGGATGTGGGCAAGGTCGATCTGCTCGGCCTGCAAGACGAGAAGATCTGGATCGAGCTGTCCAACGTCAAGCTCGCCACCCTCGGCTTGCCGCTGGCCGCTGTGCAGCAGGCGCTTGAGGAACAGAACGCGGTGTCTACCGCCGGATTCTTCGAAACCAGCAGCGAGCGATTGCAGCTACGGGTCTCGGGGAATTTTCAGACGGTCGATCAGATCAAGAACTTCCCGATCCGGGTCAGTGATCGTACGTTCCGCATCGGCGATGTCGCAGACGTGCGTCGCGGTTTCAACGATCCCCCGGCGCCGCGTATGCGCTTCATGGCTGAAGACGCGATCGGTCTTGCCGTAGCGATGAAGGACGGTGGCGACATTCTGGTACTGGGCAAGGCCCTGGAAGTGGAGTTCGACCGTATCCAGAAAAACCTTCCGGCCGGCATGCAACTGCGCAAGGTCTCGGACCAGCCCGCCGCAGTGAAAACCGGTGTCGGCGAGTTCGTCCAAGTGCTGGTGGAAGCCCTGGCGATTGTGTTGCTGGTGAGCTTTTTCTCCCTCGGCGTGCGCACCGGGATGGTGGTGGCGCTGGCGATTCCGCTGGTATTGGCGATGACATTCGCCTGCATGTATTACCTCGGCATCGGCCTGCACAAGATTTCCCTCGGCGCACTGGTACTGGCCTTGGGCTTGCTGGTGGACGACGCGATCATTGCCGTGGAAATGATGGCGATCAAAATGGAGCAGGGCTTTGACCGGATCAAAGCCGCCAGCTTCGCCTGGACCAGCACCGCGTTCCCGATGCTCACCGGCACGTTGATCACCGCAGCCGGGTTCCTGCCGATTGCCACCGCGCAGTCGGGCACTGGTGAATACACCCGTTCGATCTTCCAGGTAGTGACTATCGCACTGCTGGCCTCGTGGATTGCCGCGGTGGTGTTTGTGCCGTATCTCGGGGAAAAACTCCTACCGGACTTGGCGAAGATTCACGCCGCCAAACACGGCACCACGGGCGGTCAGCCGGACCCCTACGGCACGCCGTTCTATCAACGCGTTCGGCGCTTGGTGGAGTGGTGCGTGCGTTGGCGCAAGACCGTGATCGTGCTGACCGTGGTGCTGTTTATCGGCTCCATCTTCCTGTTCCGCTTCGTGCCGCAGCAATTCTTCCCGGCCTCGGGGCGTCTGGAACTGATGGTCGATCTCAAACTGGCCGAAGGCGCGTCCCTGAGCAACACCAACGACGAGGTTAAACGCCTGGAAGGTCTCTTGAAGGATCACGCCGGCATCGACAATTACGTGGCCTACGTCGGTACCGGTTCGCCGCGCTTTTACCTACCGCTGGATCAGCAACTTCCCGCAGCGAGCTTCGCCCAGTTTGTGGTCCTGGCCAAGACCATCGAAGAGCGCGAAACCCTGCGCACCTGGCTGATCGAAACCCTCAACGAACAATTCCCGGCCCTGCGTTCGCGGGTTACGCGCTTGGAAAACGGCCCGCCCGTTGGCTACCCGGTGCAGTTCCGCGTGACCGGTGAACACATCGAAGAAGTCCGGGCCCTGGCGCGCAAAGTCGCGGAGAAGGTGCGCGAGAATCCGCACGTGGTCAACGTGCATCTGGACTGGGAAGAACCGAGCAAAGTCGTGTACCTGAACGTCGATCAGGATCGCGCCCGCGCGCTCGGCGTGAGTACCGCCAACCTGTCGAAGTTTTTGCAAAGCTCCCTGACCGGTTCCAGCGTCAGCCAGTACCGCGAAGACAACGAGTTGATCGAAATCCTGCTGCGCGGCACCGTGCATGAACGCACCGAATTGTCGCTGCTGCCGAGCCTGGCGGTGCCGACCGATAACGGCAAAAGCGTTGCGCTGTCGCAGATTGCGACCCTGGAATATGGCTTCGAAGAAGGCATCATCTGGCACCGCAACCGCCTGCCCAACGTGACAATTCGTGCGGACATTTACGGCAAGGAACAACCGGCGACCCTGGTGCAGCAGATCATGCCGACCCTCGACCCGATTCGCGCCGAACTGCCGGACGGCTACTTGCTGGAAGTCGGCGGCACCGTGGAGGATTCGGCTCGCGGACAGAACTCGGTGAAGGCTGGCGTACCACTGTTCATCGTGGTCGTGTTGACCTTGCTGATGCTGCAACTGCGCAGTTTCTCACGCACCGCGATGGTGTTTCTGACAGCGCCATTGGGCTTGATCGGCGTGACCCTGTTCCTGATGGTGTTCCGCCAGCCGTTCGGCTTTGTCGCCATGCTCGGGACCATTGCCTTGTCCGGGATGATCATGCGCAACTCAGTGATCCTGGTGGACCAGATCGAACAAGACATCGCCGCCGGGCTCAAACCGTGGCAGGCGATCATCGAAGCCACCGTGCGCCGATTCCGGCCCATCGTGCTGACGGCACTCGCCGCCGTGCTGGCGATGATCCCGCTGTCGCGCAGCGTGTTCTTCGGGCCGATGGCAGTGGCAATCATGGGCGGATTGATCGTGGCGACAGCGTTGACGCTGCTGTTCCTGCCGGCGCTGTATGCGGCGTGGTTCAGGATCAAAAAAGAAACCGAGTGA
- a CDS encoding efflux RND transporter periplasmic adaptor subunit, with amino-acid sequence MFRYALPLALPVSLAFLLSACGHEEAPQVSVRPAMVVQPQPSAQAMESYPGEVRARYEPDLAFRIGGKVSRRLVDEGQRVKADQPLAELDPQDVRLQLEATRAQVAAAEANLSLVRAERDRYKTLMDRQMVSKSAYDNSENLYRSGEARLKQIKAEFSVSTNQASYAVLRAPQDGVVAKRAVEVGQVVAAGQTVFTLATDGEREVLISLPEQSFGRFKVDQPVSVELWTQPDQRFTGRIRELSPAADPKSRTFAARIAFTSGKVPAELGQSARVFIQTAAVVPLAVPLSAVTAENGATYVWVVGANNTLKKVPVRVGAFGEKTVPVLEGLNASDWVVAAGVHVLHDGQQVRPVDRSNRVVNLADKE; translated from the coding sequence ATGTTCCGCTATGCCTTGCCCCTCGCGTTGCCAGTCAGCCTGGCTTTTTTATTGTCGGCGTGCGGTCACGAGGAGGCGCCGCAAGTCAGCGTGCGCCCGGCCATGGTGGTGCAGCCGCAGCCTTCGGCACAGGCGATGGAAAGCTACCCCGGTGAAGTTCGCGCCCGTTATGAGCCGGATTTGGCGTTCCGCATTGGCGGTAAAGTCAGCCGACGACTGGTCGATGAAGGCCAGCGGGTCAAGGCCGATCAACCCCTGGCCGAGCTTGATCCCCAGGACGTGCGCCTGCAACTGGAAGCGACTCGCGCTCAGGTCGCCGCCGCCGAAGCCAATCTGAGCCTGGTTCGTGCCGAGCGGGATCGCTACAAGACGCTGATGGACCGTCAGATGGTGAGCAAGTCTGCGTACGACAATTCCGAAAACCTTTACCGATCCGGTGAAGCGCGCCTCAAACAAATCAAAGCCGAATTCAGCGTCTCGACCAATCAGGCGAGCTACGCGGTGCTGCGTGCGCCTCAGGACGGCGTGGTCGCCAAACGTGCGGTGGAAGTCGGCCAAGTGGTCGCTGCCGGGCAAACCGTGTTTACCCTCGCCACCGATGGCGAGCGTGAAGTGTTGATCAGCCTGCCAGAGCAAAGCTTCGGTCGATTCAAGGTCGATCAACCGGTGTCGGTGGAACTCTGGACCCAGCCTGACCAGCGTTTTACCGGACGCATCCGCGAACTGTCGCCCGCCGCCGATCCCAAATCCCGGACCTTCGCGGCGCGTATCGCCTTCACTTCCGGCAAAGTCCCCGCCGAACTCGGCCAGAGCGCCCGGGTGTTTATCCAGACTGCCGCCGTCGTGCCACTGGCAGTGCCTTTGTCGGCGGTTACCGCCGAAAACGGTGCCACCTACGTGTGGGTGGTCGGCGCCAACAACACCTTGAAAAAAGTCCCGGTCCGGGTCGGTGCCTTCGGTGAGAAAACCGTGCCGGTGCTGGAAGGGTTGAATGCCAGCGATTGGGTGGTGGCGGCCGGCGTTCATGTGCTGCATGACGGGCAGCAAGTGCGCCCGGTGGATCGCTCCAACCGCGTGGTCAATCTGGCGGACAAGGAGTAA
- a CDS encoding TetR/AcrR family transcriptional regulator, protein MSNNLSASNGPGRPKDLAKRQAILDAAKILFLSNGYASTSMDAVAAEAGVSKLTVYSHFNDKETLFSAAVVAKCEEQLPPLFFELPDGIAVKTVLLNIARGFHHLINSDESVNLHRLMISLGSQDPKLSLIFFEAGPERMLNGMERLLGQIDQSGALSIDKPRNAAEHFFCLLKGAGNFRLLYGCGEPLIGDAAEEHVLEVVELFMRAYRTEAV, encoded by the coding sequence ATGTCGAACAATCTTTCAGCATCTAATGGTCCGGGCCGCCCCAAGGATCTGGCCAAGCGCCAGGCCATCCTCGATGCGGCGAAAATTCTGTTCCTGAGTAATGGCTATGCCAGCACCAGCATGGATGCCGTGGCGGCCGAGGCCGGGGTGTCTAAACTGACGGTCTACAGCCACTTCAACGACAAGGAGACGCTGTTCTCCGCTGCCGTGGTGGCCAAGTGTGAAGAGCAACTGCCACCGCTGTTCTTCGAATTGCCCGACGGCATCGCGGTGAAAACGGTGCTGTTGAACATCGCCCGCGGCTTTCATCACCTGATCAATAGCGATGAGTCGGTGAACCTGCACCGCTTGATGATCAGCCTGGGCAGCCAGGACCCGAAGCTGTCGCTGATCTTTTTCGAGGCCGGACCGGAGCGCATGCTGAATGGCATGGAGCGATTGCTGGGCCAAATCGATCAATCGGGCGCACTGAGCATCGATAAACCGCGCAATGCCGCCGAGCATTTCTTTTGCCTGCTCAAGGGCGCGGGGAATTTTCGCTTGTTGTATGGCTGCGGCGAGCCGTTGATCGGGGATGCGGCCGAGGAGCATGTGCTGGAGGTGGTGGAGTTGTTTATGCGGGCTTATCGGACTGAGGCAGTCTGA
- a CDS encoding class I SAM-dependent methyltransferase, translating to MIEQPAACRIHVEASAPAFQPQAEQWAERLGLPLQVDDGEFALQVGEQGLQLQQLGPDAPGPVRVDFVEGGAAHRRLFGGGTGQMIAKAVGIAQGVRPRVLDATAGLGKDAFVLASLGCEMSLIERQPLIGALLEDGLARGAEDFDVAPIVARMRLLKGNSIEVMQNWEGEPPQVIYLDPMFPHREKTALVKKEMRLFRPLVGDDPDAPALLEAALALASHRVVVKRPRKAPCIAGPKPSHALDGKSSRYDIYPKKALKP from the coding sequence ATGATTGAACAACCCGCGGCCTGCCGCATCCATGTCGAGGCCTCGGCCCCGGCGTTTCAGCCACAGGCCGAGCAATGGGCCGAGCGCCTGGGCTTGCCTTTGCAGGTGGATGACGGCGAGTTTGCCTTACAGGTCGGCGAACAGGGTTTGCAGCTGCAACAGCTGGGGCCTGACGCGCCGGGGCCGGTGCGGGTGGACTTCGTCGAGGGCGGTGCGGCGCATCGTCGGTTGTTCGGTGGCGGTACGGGGCAGATGATCGCCAAAGCCGTCGGCATCGCCCAAGGCGTGCGCCCACGGGTGCTGGATGCCACGGCGGGGCTGGGCAAGGATGCGTTTGTGCTGGCGAGCCTGGGTTGTGAGATGAGCCTGATCGAGCGTCAGCCGCTGATCGGCGCATTGCTCGAAGATGGCCTGGCCCGTGGCGCGGAAGATTTCGACGTCGCGCCGATCGTGGCGCGGATGCGCTTGCTCAAGGGCAATTCGATTGAAGTCATGCAAAATTGGGAAGGCGAGCCGCCGCAGGTGATCTACCTCGACCCGATGTTCCCGCACCGTGAGAAAACCGCGCTGGTGAAGAAGGAAATGCGCCTGTTTCGCCCGCTGGTGGGGGATGACCCGGATGCGCCGGCCTTGCTCGAAGCAGCGTTGGCGTTGGCCAGCCATCGGGTGGTGGTCAAGCGCCCGCGCAAGGCGCCGTGTATTGCCGGGCCGAAGCCGAGTCATGCGCTGGATGGTAAATCCAGTCGGTATGACATTTATCCGAAGAAGGCGCTTAAGCCTTAG
- a CDS encoding extensin family protein: MRAAKGLLLVLLIVGAAGLSVWRGWIAVPAQWNPWAALDVNAAPNFLTRYKLMRLRDDPQLCDKALSSSGLRVTRQADSPDATCPLTNTLRIQGGEVALSSSFLASCPLAVAFALFERHALQPASQAVYGQAVTRVDHLGSFACRNMYNRENGARSQHAGANALDIAGFRLADGRAISVLKDWPKDNQDARFLRQVRDGACDMFSVVLSPDYNAAHRNHFHLDVGPWWVCR, translated from the coding sequence ATGCGGGCCGCCAAGGGATTGCTGCTGGTGTTGTTGATCGTGGGGGCGGCGGGGCTGAGCGTCTGGCGCGGGTGGATTGCCGTGCCCGCGCAATGGAATCCCTGGGCAGCGCTGGACGTCAACGCCGCGCCGAATTTTCTGACCCGCTACAAACTGATGCGTCTGCGCGATGATCCACAGCTGTGCGATAAGGCCCTCAGCAGCTCTGGTCTACGAGTCACCCGCCAGGCCGATAGTCCCGACGCGACATGTCCGTTGACCAACACCTTGCGCATACAAGGTGGCGAGGTGGCCCTGAGCAGCAGTTTCCTCGCCAGTTGTCCGTTGGCGGTGGCGTTCGCCCTGTTCGAGCGCCACGCCCTGCAACCGGCGTCTCAGGCGGTTTACGGCCAGGCGGTGACGCGGGTCGATCACCTCGGCAGTTTCGCCTGCCGCAACATGTACAACCGCGAGAACGGTGCCCGCAGCCAGCATGCCGGTGCCAACGCGCTGGATATCGCCGGTTTTCGTCTGGCCGATGGCCGAGCGATCAGCGTGCTCAAGGATTGGCCCAAGGATAATCAGGACGCGCGGTTTCTACGCCAGGTCCGCGACGGCGCCTGCGATATGTTCAGTGTGGTATTGAGCCCGGACTACAACGCCGCCCATCGCAATCACTTTCATCTGGATGTGGGGCCGTGGTGGGTGTGTCGCTGA
- a CDS encoding isocitrate lyase/PEP mutase family protein, whose product MDAQTLRAQAFKALHERAGAFVIPNPWDAGSAKMLASLGFEALATTSAGYAFSNARPDGGLSLDDTLANVRAIVAATDLPVAVDLENGFADDPAECAQSILRAAEAGAVGGSIEDATGREEAPIYCFEHAVARVEAAVKAARSLPFPFMLTARAENFLHGNPDLADTIRRLQAFSEAGADVLYAPGLRSAEDVLAVVRAVAPKPVNVLMSGGLKLTVEQLSEMGVKRISVGSALALAAYGEFFRAAEEIKTSGTFSFTSRSMPYAKANQFFKG is encoded by the coding sequence ATGGATGCGCAAACCCTTCGAGCCCAGGCGTTCAAAGCGCTGCATGAACGCGCGGGGGCTTTTGTGATTCCCAACCCGTGGGACGCCGGCTCGGCGAAAATGCTCGCCAGCCTGGGCTTCGAGGCACTGGCGACCACCAGTGCCGGATATGCTTTTTCCAATGCTCGCCCCGATGGCGGATTGTCGCTGGACGACACCCTGGCCAACGTTCGGGCGATTGTCGCGGCGACTGATCTGCCTGTCGCTGTCGATCTGGAAAACGGTTTCGCCGACGATCCGGCCGAGTGCGCGCAGAGCATTTTGCGTGCGGCCGAGGCGGGCGCTGTCGGCGGTTCGATCGAAGACGCTACCGGTCGTGAAGAGGCGCCGATCTACTGCTTCGAGCATGCGGTAGCGCGTGTTGAAGCCGCCGTGAAAGCAGCTCGCAGCCTGCCATTCCCGTTTATGTTGACGGCCCGCGCGGAGAATTTCCTGCACGGCAATCCTGATCTGGCTGACACCATCCGCCGCTTGCAAGCGTTCTCGGAAGCCGGCGCCGATGTGCTTTACGCGCCGGGGCTGCGCAGTGCAGAAGACGTGTTGGCGGTGGTCCGCGCCGTGGCGCCAAAACCGGTCAATGTGTTGATGTCCGGCGGGCTCAAGTTGACGGTCGAGCAACTGAGCGAGATGGGCGTCAAGCGCATCAGCGTCGGATCGGCGCTCGCCCTGGCGGCGTACGGCGAATTCTTCCGCGCGGCTGAAGAGATCAAGACGTCTGGCACCTTCAGCTTCACGTCGCGTTCCATGCCCTACGCGAAGGCCAATCAGTTTTTCAAAGGCTGA
- a CDS encoding DUF72 domain-containing protein — translation MLLPYYLGCPSWSENAWRDYLYPQDAKPAEFLNLYSQVFNAVEGNTTFYASPAATTVQRWAETMPEHFRFTAKFPGDISHSGDLREQLTAVETFLQLLSPLGERVSPVWLQLSKSFTPQRLSELAGFIDAVDRPLAVEVRHPEFFAKGDAERMLNRLLLDRGVERICLDPRALFSCISTDPSVLHAQSKKPNVPTRPAAFTQCPQVRFIGHPQLEANDPFLVPWVEKIAVWIEEGRTPYIFLHTADNLLAAKLAQRFHAKLMLRLPGLPPLPELYREPAAEQLGLL, via the coding sequence ATGTTGCTGCCTTACTACCTCGGTTGCCCGTCCTGGAGTGAAAACGCCTGGCGCGACTATCTCTACCCGCAAGACGCCAAACCCGCCGAATTCCTCAATCTCTATTCCCAAGTGTTCAACGCCGTTGAAGGCAATACGACCTTCTACGCGAGCCCGGCTGCCACCACGGTGCAGCGCTGGGCCGAGACCATGCCCGAACACTTTCGCTTCACCGCCAAGTTCCCCGGCGATATCAGCCACAGCGGCGACTTGCGCGAACAACTGACCGCCGTCGAAACCTTCCTGCAATTGCTCAGCCCGCTGGGCGAGCGGGTGTCGCCGGTATGGCTGCAATTGTCGAAAAGCTTCACTCCGCAGCGGCTGTCGGAGCTGGCCGGTTTTATCGACGCCGTGGACCGACCGCTGGCGGTCGAAGTGCGACACCCCGAATTCTTTGCCAAGGGCGATGCCGAGCGCATGCTCAATCGCCTGTTGCTGGATCGGGGAGTCGAGCGTATCTGCCTCGATCCGCGCGCGCTGTTCAGTTGCATCTCGACCGATCCCTCGGTGCTCCACGCCCAATCGAAAAAGCCCAACGTGCCAACCCGCCCGGCAGCGTTTACGCAATGTCCGCAAGTGCGCTTTATCGGCCATCCGCAACTGGAGGCCAATGACCCGTTCCTGGTGCCTTGGGTCGAGAAAATTGCCGTGTGGATCGAAGAGGGCCGCACGCCTTACATCTTCCTGCACACCGCCGACAACCTGCTGGCGGCGAAACTCGCGCAACGTTTCCACGCAAAACTGATGCTGCGTTTGCCTGGCTTGCCGCCGCTGCCTGAGCTATACAGAGAACCCGCCGCGGAGCAACTTGGCCTGCTCTGA
- the tsaB gene encoding tRNA (adenosine(37)-N6)-threonylcarbamoyltransferase complex dimerization subunit type 1 TsaB — MSTLLALDTATEACSVALLHDGKVTSHYEVIPRLHAQKLLPMIQQLLADAGTTLQAVDAIAFGRGPGAFTGVRIAIGVVQGLAFALERPVLPVSNLAVLAQRAYREHGVSQVAAAIDARMDEVYWGCYRETAGEMRLVGNEAVLPPEVAALPADASGEWFGAGTGWGYAERIGVSLSGQDAGMLPHAEDLLTLARFAWERGEAIVADEAQPVYLRDKVATPKAR, encoded by the coding sequence ATGAGCACCTTGCTGGCCCTGGACACCGCGACTGAAGCTTGCTCCGTTGCCTTGCTGCACGACGGCAAGGTTACGAGCCATTACGAGGTGATCCCGCGCCTGCACGCGCAAAAACTGTTGCCGATGATCCAGCAACTGCTGGCCGACGCCGGGACCACCCTGCAAGCGGTGGATGCCATCGCGTTTGGTCGCGGGCCGGGGGCTTTCACCGGCGTGAGGATCGCCATCGGTGTGGTACAGGGTTTGGCCTTTGCCCTGGAACGCCCGGTGTTGCCGGTGTCGAACCTGGCCGTGCTGGCCCAGCGCGCCTATCGTGAACACGGTGTGAGCCAGGTCGCGGCAGCCATCGATGCGCGGATGGACGAAGTGTATTGGGGTTGCTACCGCGAAACGGCGGGGGAGATGCGCCTCGTCGGCAATGAAGCCGTGTTGCCACCCGAGGTGGCGGCGTTGCCGGCGGATGCCAGTGGCGAGTGGTTTGGCGCGGGCACCGGTTGGGGCTATGCCGAGCGCATCGGTGTCAGCCTGAGCGGGCAGGACGCGGGGATGTTGCCGCATGCCGAAGACCTGCTGACCCTGGCGCGGTTTGCCTGGGAGCGGGGCGAGGCGATTGTCGCGGATGAGGCTCAGCCGGTTTATCTGCGCGACAAGGTTGCGACCCCGAAGGCACGTTGA
- the adk gene encoding adenylate kinase, with protein sequence MRVILLGAPGAGKGTQAKFITEKFGIPQISTGDMLRAAVKAGTELGLIAKSVMDSGGLVSDDLIINLVKERISQADCANGFLFDGFPRTIPQAEALVKAGVELDHVVEIDVKDEDIVQRIAGRRVHEASGRVYHIVYNPPKIAGKDDITGDELVQRKDDTEETVRHRLSVYHAQTEPLVKFYQELSTAQGKPKYSHIEGVGSVEAITGKVLEALN encoded by the coding sequence ATGCGCGTCATTCTGCTGGGAGCTCCCGGGGCCGGTAAAGGTACTCAGGCTAAGTTCATCACCGAGAAATTCGGCATTCCGCAAATCTCCACTGGCGACATGCTGCGTGCAGCGGTCAAGGCCGGCACCGAGCTGGGCCTGATCGCCAAAAGCGTCATGGACAGTGGTGGTCTGGTCTCCGATGACCTGATCATCAACCTGGTTAAAGAACGCATCAGCCAAGCTGATTGCGCCAACGGTTTCCTGTTCGACGGTTTCCCGCGCACCATTCCCCAGGCTGAAGCCCTGGTGAAAGCCGGCGTCGAACTGGACCACGTGGTCGAAATCGACGTCAAAGACGAAGACATTGTCCAGCGTATCGCCGGTCGCCGTGTGCACGAGGCTTCTGGCCGCGTGTACCACATCGTCTACAACCCGCCGAAAATTGCCGGTAAAGACGACATCACCGGCGACGAGCTGGTACAGCGCAAAGACGATACCGAAGAAACCGTGCGTCATCGCCTGTCGGTCTACCACGCGCAGACCGAGCCTCTGGTCAAGTTCTACCAGGAACTGTCCACCGCTCAGGGTAAGCCGAAGTACAGCCACATCGAAGGTGTTGGCTCGGTTGAAGCGATCACCGGCAAGGTGCTTGAAGCGCTGAACTGA